A single genomic interval of Salinarchaeum sp. IM2453 harbors:
- a CDS encoding MnhB domain-containing protein → MSSDDRDPIREEHAYVESPVIMSTVRIIAVFSLTYGLFLMFHGADTPGGSFQGGAIIGASILMIAFAFGIEPTRDWLHNRTIVVLAGGGTAVFALIGLIPMLYGGSFLEHPFFEAEFGINTKWGLEAIEIGGVAPIVAGVVIGLFFAIAAGSRASEDRWSHDDSWVAFESPEEEVNDDD, encoded by the coding sequence GTGAGTAGCGACGACCGTGATCCAATCCGTGAGGAACACGCCTATGTTGAGAGTCCCGTCATTATGTCGACTGTTCGGATCATCGCTGTATTCTCGCTAACCTATGGATTGTTCCTCATGTTCCATGGAGCTGATACGCCAGGGGGTAGCTTCCAAGGTGGTGCCATTATCGGTGCTTCAATCCTAATGATTGCATTTGCATTCGGGATTGAACCCACTCGTGACTGGCTGCACAACCGTACGATTGTTGTTCTCGCTGGCGGTGGAACGGCAGTCTTTGCACTTATCGGACTCATCCCGATGCTGTATGGCGGAAGCTTCCTTGAGCATCCGTTCTTCGAGGCTGAATTCGGCATCAACACAAAATGGGGTCTTGAAGCGATTGAAATCGGCGGGGTTGCCCCAATTGTTGCTGGTGTTGTTATCGGCTTATTCTTCGCTATCGCCGCTGGATCGCGTGCAAGCGAGGATCGATGGTCCCATGACGACTCATGGGTCGCATTTGAATCCCCAGAAGAGGAGGTGAACGACGATGATTGA
- a CDS encoding Na(+)/H(+) antiporter subunit D: MISESLLTVAHPALIILIAAILMWRLPRSIGHALGVVAMLLVTLVSWQVPDGVHASVELFAVFEAELYTVDEFTRIMGLVFGIIGAAAVLYSWYSEAPRVQTSFALFYVASSLGAVFGGDWLTLVIFWELMAVTSTLIVWHFGTADAIRAAYRYAILHGIGGSLLLAAVVWHFVATGQLIFDPDGGIADGLPALFAAIGIGVNVAFVGLHTWLPDTYPRPHIAASVFLCVYTTKTGVYALYRAFPEGHIAIAYMGGAMAIFGAYTALLQDDMRRLLSYHIQSQVGYMVAGVGITAGLATAGSFAHIYNHILYKALLFMTVGVVIYRTGEEMLDEIGGLARAMPITAIAFAIAALSIAGFPGFNGFVSKGMVLDGASYHFDYHVVLGEPALWWMLMIGGVGTFLSFIKLGYFAFIEGEYAGTVKDANIGQSVAMVSVAALCVIYGLWPDTLYTILPVAGAETIATVPLLEESITGVDYEAYTVGHVLEGLALAAAGLIGFVILKSPLHHLGHVPDIDWILNRVSFYSTRGLVVGVTELYAAVDRIAVRSANAAMYAGTHPETVLRQTQIGERMLKPVEEQNHQLRAGIGTSIAIVVLIVTLIMVLVLFGPGDGLLF; encoded by the coding sequence ATGATATCTGAAAGTCTACTGACGGTTGCTCATCCAGCACTGATCATCCTCATTGCGGCTATTCTGATGTGGCGACTACCACGATCGATTGGTCACGCGCTCGGAGTCGTTGCAATGTTACTCGTCACGCTTGTTTCGTGGCAAGTACCTGATGGCGTACATGCAAGTGTTGAGCTATTCGCTGTTTTCGAGGCTGAACTGTACACTGTTGATGAATTTACCCGAATTATGGGTCTCGTCTTTGGGATCATTGGAGCTGCTGCCGTGCTTTATTCATGGTACAGTGAAGCTCCCCGGGTGCAGACTTCCTTTGCGCTGTTCTATGTTGCCTCAAGTCTAGGCGCTGTCTTCGGCGGTGACTGGCTTACACTTGTGATTTTCTGGGAATTAATGGCTGTCACAAGCACGCTGATCGTTTGGCACTTTGGAACGGCTGACGCCATCCGAGCAGCTTATCGATATGCAATTTTACACGGCATCGGTGGCAGCCTACTGCTAGCTGCCGTCGTCTGGCATTTCGTTGCTACTGGTCAGTTGATCTTTGACCCAGATGGTGGCATTGCAGATGGCCTTCCAGCATTGTTTGCTGCCATTGGAATTGGTGTCAACGTTGCATTCGTTGGCCTGCATACATGGCTTCCTGATACCTATCCGCGACCACATATCGCAGCAAGTGTCTTCCTGTGCGTATATACGACCAAGACCGGCGTCTATGCGCTTTACCGTGCGTTCCCTGAAGGTCACATCGCAATCGCATACATGGGTGGTGCAATGGCCATATTCGGCGCATATACTGCCCTATTACAGGACGACATGCGACGACTACTCTCGTATCACATTCAATCACAGGTTGGATACATGGTCGCTGGTGTGGGTATCACTGCAGGACTTGCAACGGCTGGATCCTTTGCCCACATCTACAATCACATCCTGTACAAGGCGTTGCTGTTCATGACTGTTGGTGTTGTTATCTATCGAACTGGCGAAGAGATGCTGGATGAGATCGGCGGTCTGGCCCGTGCAATGCCAATTACTGCGATTGCTTTTGCCATTGCAGCGCTATCTATTGCTGGTTTCCCCGGATTCAACGGGTTTGTCTCAAAAGGAATGGTGCTCGATGGGGCTAGCTACCACTTTGATTATCATGTCGTTCTTGGGGAACCTGCCCTCTGGTGGATGCTGATGATTGGAGGTGTAGGTACCTTCCTTTCCTTTATCAAACTCGGCTACTTCGCATTCATCGAAGGCGAGTACGCTGGAACAGTCAAGGATGCAAACATTGGCCAGTCAGTTGCAATGGTTAGTGTTGCTGCACTCTGTGTTATCTACGGCCTGTGGCCAGATACACTCTACACAATTCTCCCTGTTGCTGGCGCAGAAACAATCGCCACCGTGCCTCTCCTTGAGGAGTCAATAACTGGTGTCGATTACGAAGCCTACACTGTTGGGCACGTTTTAGAAGGCCTTGCACTGGCTGCTGCTGGTCTGATTGGATTTGTTATCCTGAAAAGTCCTCTACATCATCTTGGACACGTACCGGATATTGATTGGATTCTCAACCGGGTCAGCTTCTATAGCACTCGAGGTCTGGTTGTTGGCGTCACCGAACTATACGCTGCTGTTGATCGGATCGCTGTTCGCAGTGCTAATGCGGCAATGTACGCTGGAACCCACCCTGAAACGGTACTTCGGCAAACTCAGATTGGTGAACGGATGCTCAAGCCTGTCGAAGAGCAGAATCATCAGCTTCGTGCGGGGATTGGAACAAGCATTGCCATTGTCGTTTTGATTGTCACTCTCATCATGGTGCTGGTACTGTTTGGCCCAGGAGATGGATTGCTGTTCTGA
- a CDS encoding proton-conducting transporter membrane subunit, whose amino-acid sequence MIEPVFLDLSAWTLIGEGDPRPIAAVLVSAIAVALIVASYRYPNVRETWSVLAALTKFGLILSMLPGVLGGETYRWTLGEFVFGIEFALRVDTLGMVFALLSSFLWIFTAFYTAGYMRGLNEHGQTRFFAAFAASLSTAIGVAFAENLLVIFIFYELLSVVTYPLVAHDETKEARDAGRKYLLYTFLGGGFLVLGGTAIVFWLTNAYGSEATVTFGETAQHLAEAEPLYAQVAFAFLALGFGAKAAIMPLHSWLPDAMVAPTPVSGLLHAVAVVKTGAFGVSRTVLDVFEPDLAMELGMHIPLAALAAFSFLAASLIALRKDHLKRRLAYSTASQLSYIIMGIALLTPYGIVGGLLHIPAHAFMKLTLFFCAGAIHVATHTDYISNMAGIGKRMPLTLSAFGVAAAGMAGIPLIAGFVSKFYMVIGAVGMEGQTTLFQATTVEAHFAGIIFAMALIVSGVLNIAYFWPIIYTAFFESEDNHEAKPLIENKLGGLYKSYHTNEQEAHTDGGKQTPKPDDDEWDSEDHGYAVDHHPSDAEVKHVEEDPLAGAGDTHADDGHAHHGGPPPGGWERRQPWNETTWLMLMPITAIAIGAVILGVIPGSVGFLELAIEVAEDRTGQDLMEVFSS is encoded by the coding sequence ATGATTGAACCAGTATTCTTGGATTTATCTGCATGGACACTGATTGGTGAAGGCGATCCGCGACCAATCGCTGCTGTTCTTGTTTCGGCGATTGCTGTTGCACTCATTGTCGCCTCGTATCGATATCCGAATGTTCGTGAAACATGGTCTGTCTTGGCTGCGTTGACCAAGTTTGGACTGATTCTTAGCATGCTTCCCGGGGTACTTGGTGGTGAAACATACCGCTGGACACTCGGTGAGTTTGTCTTTGGAATTGAATTTGCACTCCGGGTTGATACTCTCGGAATGGTATTTGCCTTGCTTTCAAGCTTCCTGTGGATCTTTACGGCCTTCTATACAGCCGGCTACATGCGAGGACTGAATGAACACGGACAAACTCGGTTCTTCGCTGCGTTCGCAGCTTCATTGTCGACTGCAATCGGCGTCGCATTTGCTGAAAACCTACTTGTGATATTCATCTTCTATGAGTTGCTCTCTGTTGTAACCTATCCGCTTGTTGCACACGATGAGACCAAGGAAGCCCGGGATGCTGGTCGTAAATACCTTCTGTACACGTTCCTTGGTGGTGGATTCCTTGTCCTAGGTGGTACAGCCATTGTCTTCTGGCTGACAAATGCATACGGCAGTGAGGCAACAGTCACCTTCGGTGAGACTGCACAGCATCTGGCTGAGGCTGAGCCCCTGTATGCACAGGTGGCATTTGCCTTCCTTGCGCTTGGTTTTGGAGCCAAGGCAGCTATCATGCCATTGCACTCATGGCTTCCGGACGCAATGGTCGCACCAACGCCAGTCTCTGGTCTCCTTCACGCGGTCGCGGTCGTGAAAACTGGTGCATTTGGTGTTTCCCGCACAGTTCTTGATGTATTTGAGCCGGACCTTGCAATGGAACTTGGAATGCATATCCCATTGGCCGCACTGGCAGCATTCAGCTTCCTTGCAGCATCACTTATTGCACTTCGAAAAGATCACCTCAAACGTCGTCTCGCTTATTCGACTGCAAGCCAGCTCTCATATATTATCATGGGTATTGCACTCCTGACACCATACGGTATTGTCGGTGGATTATTACACATCCCAGCACACGCATTCATGAAACTCACACTGTTCTTCTGTGCAGGTGCAATCCATGTTGCAACGCATACTGACTATATTTCGAATATGGCCGGCATCGGAAAACGAATGCCGTTAACCCTCTCAGCATTCGGTGTTGCTGCCGCTGGAATGGCTGGCATACCGCTAATTGCTGGATTTGTCAGCAAGTTCTACATGGTTATTGGAGCTGTCGGCATGGAAGGACAGACGACGCTGTTCCAGGCAACGACTGTTGAGGCGCACTTTGCTGGTATCATCTTTGCCATGGCATTGATCGTATCTGGTGTCCTGAACATCGCGTACTTCTGGCCAATTATCTACACAGCCTTCTTCGAATCAGAAGACAATCACGAGGCAAAGCCGCTTATTGAGAACAAACTCGGCGGACTCTACAAATCATACCATACCAATGAGCAGGAGGCTCATACTGATGGTGGCAAACAAACGCCCAAACCGGACGATGATGAGTGGGACTCTGAGGATCATGGATATGCGGTTGACCATCATCCAAGCGACGCTGAGGTGAAACATGTCGAAGAGGACCCACTCGCTGGTGCTGGCGATACACATGCGGATGATGGACATGCCCATCATGGCGGTCCACCGCCAGGTGGCTGGGAACGCCGTCAGCCATGGAACGAAACGACATGGCTGATGCTTATGCCAATCACTGCAATTGCGATCGGGGCCGTCATCCTCGGTGTTATCCCAGGCTCTGTTGGTTTCCTTGAGCTTGCCATCGAAGTAGCCGAAGATCGTACTGGCCAAGATCTTATGGAGGTGTTTTCATCATGA
- a CDS encoding proton-conducting transporter membrane subunit has translation MNELIPGNLLPALLVIIPIIGATLPFAATLFKQRIGWPLAAIVLVVEAIVAVALAYTVYIQEERIAHVLGGESFGRVSEEGFIVGIELIADQLSAVVVFLVALVALAVLAFSRKGGPRSDVFYAGYLLLTGGLMGVVLTGDLFNLFVFLEITGLATYALIASNRSAGSAVASLKYLIIGTIGASLYLVGVGYIYVRTGTLNMVDVSRSLAGEPEWIDSALYTDPLVLAGFAFIAAGLLVKAAIFPLHTWQPDAYDRAPDAVTIYVSALVSTSAAYAFGRISLNVFTPEFFAETPLAIEAVLLVAGVSVIVGSALAAAQSKVKRLLAYSSVAQFGLIIIAFGLAVHPDASQAAARYAIYGAIIHLAAHAVIKGGLFATAGALAAGEGARKIGEYAGLAKRRPFLAGSIAILGFGIVGVPPTLGFVGKWYIAIGAAETQLWTIVFVVFASTLLSLLYIARLLEKLYFDYLPHDAPSYAEPSSVAHAVTDGGPRTDGSGASAGMYLLAVGTAVLTLILGFYGATFAELLDPVVTAAEQSDPVIGADLSEVINDD, from the coding sequence ATGAATGAGCTGATCCCGGGGAACTTATTGCCCGCACTACTGGTCATCATCCCAATTATCGGTGCGACACTTCCATTTGCAGCAACACTGTTTAAACAGCGGATCGGCTGGCCACTAGCAGCAATCGTTCTGGTGGTTGAAGCAATCGTTGCCGTCGCGCTTGCTTACACCGTCTATATCCAAGAAGAACGCATTGCACACGTCCTCGGTGGGGAATCGTTTGGTCGTGTCTCTGAAGAGGGCTTCATTGTCGGTATTGAGCTTATTGCCGATCAATTGTCGGCTGTTGTCGTCTTCCTTGTTGCCCTTGTTGCGTTAGCTGTTCTTGCATTCTCTCGTAAGGGTGGCCCCCGAAGTGATGTGTTCTATGCTGGATACTTGCTGTTAACCGGTGGCCTGATGGGTGTCGTTCTTACTGGTGACCTATTCAACCTCTTTGTTTTCCTTGAGATTACCGGACTAGCTACATACGCTCTCATTGCCAGTAACAGGTCAGCTGGATCCGCTGTCGCTTCGCTAAAATACCTGATTATTGGAACAATCGGTGCGTCCCTGTATCTCGTGGGTGTTGGCTACATCTATGTCCGAACAGGGACACTCAACATGGTCGATGTTTCCCGGTCTCTGGCTGGCGAACCAGAATGGATTGACAGTGCTCTGTATACTGATCCCCTTGTCCTTGCTGGGTTTGCCTTTATCGCGGCTGGACTGCTTGTGAAGGCGGCCATATTCCCACTGCACACGTGGCAGCCTGATGCTTACGACCGTGCTCCTGATGCGGTGACAATCTATGTTTCAGCACTAGTCTCGACATCTGCCGCATACGCCTTTGGACGCATCTCTCTGAATGTGTTTACCCCTGAGTTCTTCGCGGAAACACCACTGGCAATTGAAGCGGTCCTTCTTGTTGCTGGTGTTAGCGTTATCGTTGGGAGTGCGCTGGCAGCCGCACAGAGCAAGGTTAAGCGCCTGCTCGCTTACTCTTCAGTCGCCCAGTTTGGGCTGATTATCATCGCCTTTGGACTTGCCGTTCATCCCGATGCAAGTCAGGCTGCAGCGCGGTATGCAATCTATGGCGCAATCATCCATCTTGCTGCACACGCGGTCATTAAGGGCGGACTCTTTGCCACCGCTGGTGCTCTTGCTGCTGGAGAAGGTGCCCGCAAAATCGGTGAATATGCTGGTTTGGCCAAACGACGGCCGTTCCTCGCCGGGAGCATTGCTATTCTCGGCTTTGGTATCGTCGGAGTTCCACCAACGCTTGGCTTCGTTGGGAAGTGGTATATCGCCATTGGCGCTGCTGAAACACAGCTGTGGACCATTGTCTTTGTTGTCTTCGCAAGTACACTGCTGTCGCTGCTCTACATCGCACGTCTGCTTGAGAAGCTATACTTCGATTACTTGCCACACGATGCTCCATCGTATGCTGAGCCAAGCTCTGTCGCTCACGCGGTGACCGATGGTGGCCCAAGAACTGACGGCAGTGGTGCTTCAGCTGGTATGTATTTACTGGCCGTTGGCACTGCCGTCCTTACCCTCATCCTCGGGTTTTACGGTGCAACTTTTGCTGAGCTGCTTGATCCAGTTGTTACCGCAGCAGAGCAATCTGACCCCGTCATTGGTGCCGATCTTTCGGAGGTGATCAACGATGATTGA
- the hpt gene encoding hypoxanthine/guanine phosphoribosyltransferase translates to MRLLEESLEDAPIVEKDGYQYFVHPVSDGVPMVRPELLREIAVSIIQRTDVEQIDKIVTPAAMGIHISSAVSMMTDIPMVVIRKKKYGLEGEVELFQETGYDESQMYINDVDEGDRVLVIDDVLSTGGTLTAITQALEDEIGAEIVDTIVAIRKADGVDDFEIDYDVQSLVNVIVEDGEVKIVD, encoded by the coding sequence ATGCGCTTACTTGAGGAATCACTTGAGGATGCCCCGATCGTTGAAAAAGACGGTTACCAGTACTTCGTACATCCAGTCAGTGACGGGGTTCCAATGGTTCGCCCAGAATTGCTCAGAGAAATTGCTGTCAGTATTATTCAGCGCACCGATGTTGAACAAATCGATAAGATCGTTACGCCCGCTGCGATGGGAATACACATCTCCTCAGCTGTATCCATGATGACCGACATCCCGATGGTCGTCATTCGAAAAAAGAAATACGGCCTCGAAGGTGAGGTAGAACTATTCCAAGAGACAGGCTATGACGAAAGTCAGATGTATATTAACGATGTTGACGAAGGTGATCGAGTCCTTGTCATCGATGATGTTCTTTCAACTGGTGGCACATTGACGGCTATTACACAGGCATTAGAGGATGAAATTGGCGCAGAAATTGTCGATACAATCGTTGCAATCCGCAAGGCAGACGGTGTTGATGACTTTGAGATCGATTATGATGTTCAATCACTTGTCAATGTCATTGTCGAAGACGGAGAAGTGAAGATCGTCGATTAG
- a CDS encoding cation:proton antiporter subunit C, whose translation MIETVETLITSQYTYLLFAIILTLGLYMAIASENLVKKIIGLNIFQTGVFLFFVTTAYVADGSVPVIPESAQAYDPFASPLPHVIVLTAIVVGVALTAVGLALVVRIYSDYGTLREDVLMEVYSDE comes from the coding sequence ATGATTGAAACTGTTGAAACACTTATTACAAGCCAATACACGTATTTACTCTTTGCAATTATCCTAACGCTTGGATTGTACATGGCAATTGCCAGTGAAAATCTGGTAAAAAAGATTATCGGCCTGAACATCTTCCAGACCGGTGTGTTTCTTTTCTTTGTTACCACAGCGTACGTTGCTGATGGATCTGTGCCAGTCATTCCAGAATCTGCACAGGCGTACGATCCATTCGCCAGTCCGCTTCCGCACGTGATTGTCCTGACTGCAATTGTTGTTGGTGTTGCCCTTACCGCAGTTGGACTCGCACTCGTCGTCCGGATTTACTCGGATTACGGAACGCTTCGAGAAGACGTCTTGATGGAGGTGTATTCTGATGAATGA